The Nitrosomonas sp. genomic sequence TAATTCTGCCAGAACCACAAACCTTACTGACGCAAACAGCAAAAATGCCGGGGCTGGATGGACAGAAAATGTCCAAGTCCTACGGCAACACCATTGGTTTACGCGAAGAACCCGATAGCGTTACCAAAAAAATCCGTACCATGCCAACTGACCCTGCGAGGGTACGCCGCAGCGATCCTGGTAATCCACTGAAATGCCCTGTCTGGCAATTTCACACACTTTACTCCTCAGTTGAAATACGAGATTGGGTTCAGCAAGGCTGCACTACTGCCAGTATCGGCTGTCTTGAATGTAAGCAACCCGTCATCGACTCCGTTCTGGCAGAACAGGCACCTATTCGTGAACGTGCCAGAATCTACGAGGAAGATCCCGCATTAATGCGCAATATTGTTGCCGATGGATGCGAAAAGGCCCACAAACTTGCCGAAGAAACCATGCGTGATGTTAGAGAAGCGCTGGGATTAAATTACCTGTAATCGTCATTACCAGTCTCTTGTCATCACATCAAGCCAATCTATTAAATCAAGCTGCTACTGTCGATTATTGTGTGAAAATCGATGGGAAACTGCTAGAGGCGATTCCTCACGACTTATACATCCCGCCAGAAGCGCTGGCAGTTTATCTTGACAATTTCGAGGGTCCACTTGATCTGCTGCTCTATCTGATACGTAAACATGATTTCAACATATTGGATATTCCCATGGTCGAGCTCACCCGGCAATACATTGCCTATATCGATGCCATGCATACTGACCAATTTGAACTCGCGGCAGAATACCTGTTAATGACAGCATTGCTGATTGATATCAAGTCACGTTCATTGTTGCCACAACCCGCTGCTATCCAGGACGAGGAAGCTGATCCTCGTGCAGAACTGGTGCGTCGGTTACTGGAGTATGAGCGTATCAAACTTGCCGCAGCACGCCTGGAGTCCCTCCCCGTAGCAGGCAGAGATTTCATGCCGGCGCAAGTATGGATTGAGTTACGGGATAAAAAAATACTTCCCGTTGCGACCCTTGATGAACTACATCTCGCCTGGATTGGTCTGCTTGAAAAAGCCAGAGTCAATCGTCACCATGCCATCCAGTATGAGGCAATATCCGTGCGTGCATGCATGAGTGAAATCCTGCGGCGATTACAAATAAACAACATCATCCCGTTTTCCGAATTATTTGATGGGATAATTACAGTCAGTAAACTGATCGCCAGTTTTCTTGCGCTACTGGAGCTGGCAAGAGAATCGCTAATTACTATTTCACAATCAGAAAGTTTTGGAACAATTCATGTGTGCTCTACCCAGCCCGACACAACCAGTTGACGCCATCAAAATACTCGAAACAGCCTTGTTGACCAGTCAGATACCTTTGTCAATCACACAATTGAGAAAACTGTTTGACGGTAAAACAGATGCCCATAATCTGCTCAATTTACTAAAGTTATTGGCTGAAAAATGGCAGGATAGCGGGCTAGTATTGATTGAAGTGGCAAGTGGCTGGCGATTCCAAACCAAACCAGAAATGGGTATTTTCCTGGAACGACTCAATCCACAAAATCCCCCACGCTATTCGCGTGCCGTCATGGAAACTCTGGCTGTAATTACTTATTTACAACCAGTCACACGAGGAGATATCGAGGCAATTCGCGGTGTTGCCGTCTCAAGCACAGTTATAAAGACGCTGGAATCGAGACGATGGATAGAATCAGTTGGCCAGCGGGAAGTTCCTGGCAGACCGTTACTGTATGCAACTACCCAGTATTTTCTGGATGACTTCAATTTACAGCGCCTAGATCAATTACCTCCATTAGAAAACATGGGGCAATTAGACATTACGACAGCGACAACTCTGTTTAATGCACAAAATCTGCACCAGGAACAGATCGATAATCAAGTTTAAATTTTAATTATTTTCGGAGAGACATTCGTCATGTATCAAAAAATCATAATTCCAGCCTCGGGCAGCAAAATTCAGGTTAACAAGGATTCATCCCTGCTCGTACCCGACAATCCGATCATTCCGTTTATTGAAGGGGATGGAATCGGTATCGATATTACACCAGTCATGATCAAAGTGGTTGATGCTGCAGTCAAGCAGGCCTATGGCAGCAAACGCCAGATTTCATGGATGGAAATTTATGCGGGTGAGAAGGCAGTCCGATTGTACGGCCAGGATACGTGGCTACCTGATGAGACTCTAACCGCAGCAAAGGAATTTGTGGTCTCGATCAAGGGTCCGCTAACCACACCAGTCAGTGGTGGGATCCGCTCAATCAACGTGGCGCTTCGGCAGTTATTGGATCTTTATGTTTGCCTGCGGCCAATACGCTATTTTCAAGGTGTCCCCAGTCCGGTTAAGCATCCAGAAAAAGTCAATATGACCATTTTCCGAGAAAATTCGGAAGATATTTATGCTGGTATTGAATGGGAAGCACAAACTAAAGAAGCACAACAAGTGATAGATTTTTTGACAAAAAACATGGGAGTCAAAAAAATTCGCTTCCCGGATACCTCAGCAATCGGAATCAAACCAGTATCTCAGGAAGGTAGTCAGCGACTCGTCAGAAAAGCCATACAATATGCAATTGACCAGAATTGTGACTCAGTAACACTTGTGCACAAAGGCAACATAATGAAATTTACTGAAGGTGGTTTCAAAAACTGGGGCTATTCCGTTGCACAACAAGAATTTGGCGCACAGCTACTTGATGGGGGCCCGTGGATGAAGCTTAAGCACGGCAACCAGGAAATCATCATTAAGGATGTTATTGCAGATGCCTTCCTGCAACAAATTCTGTTACGTCCAGAAGAATACGATGTAATTGCTACGCTGAATCTGAATGGGGATTATATTTCAGATGCCCTGGCTGCGCAGGTTGGCGGTATTGGTATCGCGCCAGGCGCCAATTTAAGTGACAGTATTGCTATTTTTGAAGCCACGCACGGTACCGCACCTAAATACGCAGGGAAAGATATGGTAAACCCGGGATCGATTATTCTATCCGCCGAAATGATGCTGCGACATCTTGGCTGGCATGAAGCAGCAGATAATATTATTCAATCGATGGAAAAGACTATTTCAGATAAAGTTATGACTTACGATCTGGCCAGGCTAACGCCAGATGCTAAACAGGTCAGCTGCTCACAATTTGGTGCAGCAATGATACAAAGAATGGAAATACTTTAACGCTCTGTGGCAACTAATTGCTTAATCTTCAGTAAAAAATGCATTATGAGGATAGCTGAATTCAAGGAATGGATAAAACAGGTTGAATGGATGAAGTGCGGTCAGCCAGACAGGCTTTGAGTAAAATCATAAAGGAGCTGATACTGCTACGATCAGAGAATATGATGCCTGTCTCTCTGTCGTCAAGAACTATGCGCTATAGACGCCGCCACAATCACACGGGATCAATACCCTAACAGGAACAAAGTTGACCCTATTTCGCCAAAAAGACTACACACAAATGACGACTTGGAAACCAAGAACACATAAAACTGTGATGCGCTGCCGAATAACCAGAAACACGAATCTTAATAATAAATTAAGAAAGCTTACAGACTTTTTATAAGCAAGTGTCACAAATAGACTTTAACTTACTTCTGCATTCGCCCACTTAACCATGACCACGATTAAGTGGGCTCCAAACTCAACTTAGTTACTTTCGTTTCAAGGAGCTTGAATGTTAGACGCTTGCTTACCTTTTGGCCCTTGAGTCACTTCAAAACTTACTTTCTGCCCTTCCTTGAGTGTCTTGAAACCAGTCATATTGATCGCAGAGAAATGTGCAAACAAATCCTCACTGCCATCATCCGGTGTTATAAAACCAAAACCCTTTGAATCATTAAACCATTTTACTGTTCCTGTTGCCATTTCTACTTCCTATTAAAAACTGGGCCGGATACCCTAATACTATTTGAATTTCAAGACCGCAAACGGGTGTAACCAGAACTGCAGAATACTTGAAGCCAAACGCCAAGCGCAGTGTTACGCAAAATAACGTTTAAGTCAAGTCAAATGTCTAAGTCCTCCAGGACGATATGCCGGATAACAGCCAGATTCGCAGCACTATGCTCCTTGCGAGTCCGGCTGCTAATGAAATAGCGTATTTCCTCGGTCACTTGGTTATCGGCTTCTCCTCTGGCGGTAACGACAATAATGCTTTATAAGCTTTTCCAGTCATGCCGTTCCTGGAGTCAGACTATATCGACTGTTGCTCGATTACATTCTATTTTCAAATACTTTTAAGCGCGACTGCCCTGTTTGCTCTGATATCTAGTGTTGCAGCGGGGCGTTTATTAAGTGATAATACGCGATTAAGTAAAATCGTCTTGTAAGGAAAATACAAATGAAAACAGGGATTCATCCGGAATACAATGAAATAACGGTGACTTGTAGCTGTGGGGAGTCGTTTGTCACCAAATCGACACTCAACAAACCATTACACATCGAAGTATGTTCGTCCTGTCATCCCTTTTATACCGGCAAGCAAAAAATTGTCGATACAGCAGGTCGGGTTGAGAAATTCAACCAGAAATATGGTAATCGCTTTCAGAAACAATCATAAAGATATCTCCAAAAATTTAAAAGTCTTAAACAACAAGGCGCAACACGAGCAAAAAATGTTGGCGCCGCATGGGATGGATAGGCGAGGAAATATTTTTCGGAATACCCATGTGTTGTGACGAAATCCAGGTTTTTGGAGATGCTCATAAATACTCAGTCTTTACCTGGCGTTGATACCAGCAGCCAGCAGGTTACTTTTACCACCCCCATTCAGATAAAGCAGGGGCTATTCGCCCAAATACACGGCGATTATTTGCTTTAAATAATAATGTTTTTAAGTTGCGCCCGCTGATTAACTTTTCGCCTGCATTCTCTGGCGAGAATCATTTTTATCCACGTTGTCAACAATATCAGCCATGAAATTCACAACCAGATTATTGATCTGGATGATTATCGGATTTATTACGGGTAGTCTGATTAATATCTTTTTTAGTCAGCTCGATTTGGTTCAAAAATATCTGGTAGAAGGCTTATTCCATATTGCTGGCACCATCTTCATCAACCTTCTTAAGCTACTGGTCGTGCCAATAGTAACTTTTTCGCTGATCAGCGGTATTTGCGCAGTTGGTGACATCCGTAAGCTTGGACGTGTCGGCCTCAAAGCTTGCCTGCTTTTTATTCTAACAACGATCCTTGCTATTACGCTGGCACTAAGCCTCTCACTGATACTGGAACCTGGAAAAGGATTTAATCTGGCCACATCCGGCGCGGTCGAGCTTAACATCCAGCCTCCTCCATCACTAACAACAACCCTGATCAATATAGTACCAACCAACCCGGTAGCTGCATTTGCTCAGGGCGAAATGCTGCAGATTATTTTCTTCGTCATTCTGTTTGCAACTGGTTTAACAGTACTCGGTGAGCGCGCCCGTTCCGTTGTTACGCTATTTGATCAGCTAAATAATGTCATGATGCAGGTAGTCAAATTGGTAATGCATGTTGCACCCTATGGGGTATTTGCGCTGATGGCAAAAACTTTCTCAACACACGGTCCCGAATTGATTCTACCCATGTTGGGATATTTTGGTAGTGTGGCAGCGATACTTATCCTGCATACAGTCGGCACCCTCATGGTATTGCTAAAATTGCTCGGACGGCTCAATCCAATGCAATTCATGCGTAAAATTAGAAGCCTACAGATATTTGCCTTCAGTACTGCCAGCTCCAACGCCACCCTGCCAGTCACACTCAATACCGCAGAAAAACATATCGGTATCGATAACTCTATTGCTTCATTTATCATTCCACTTGGTGCCACTATTAACATGGATGGGACTGCTATCATGCAAGGCGTGGCTACGGTATTTGTCGCCAACGTGTACGGGATAGAATTGGGATTAAGTAGTTATCTGATGATTATTCTTATGACTGTTCTCGCTTCAATTGGTACTGCAGGCGTTCCTGGCGTTGGACTGGTAATGCTCGCGATGGTGTTTCAACAGGTCGGATTACCCTTGGAAGGTATTGCATTGATCATGGGCATTGATCGTTTGCTGGACATGCTTAGAACCGTAGTCAACGTCACTGGTGACACCGTTGTTGCCACTATTGTCGCACGTAGCGAAAATGAATTTTCTATGGCGACTTTTCAGAACGATAATCAGAAATCCCATTCCGATACACTTATCTAATCGTTAAAAATTTTATCCATATTATTAATTCCAGAAATACGATCGAACTGTTAATAAAAATATATAACATATTGTTTCAAAAAATAATATTAGATAACCCTGAAAATAAAAGCCAAGACTAAAATTTATTATCCAGATGCAGGCTCTCAGAAAATACAACGCGAGTTAACTGCACCATTCTTCATAATAATTCTACCAACTATGGTGTTTGCACGAATCAATCACCCGTATTTGCTTTTCACGTAACAGCAAAATTGGCAAATATTGCCGCACTAACAGGGGAAATTGTAATGACAGAACCGACGATTATCTGTCCAAACTGTAAAACTGAAATCAAGCTAACCGAATCGTTG encodes the following:
- a CDS encoding cold-shock protein; protein product: MATGTVKWFNDSKGFGFITPDDGSEDLFAHFSAINMTGFKTLKEGQKVSFEVTQGPKGKQASNIQAP
- the rpmE gene encoding 50S ribosomal protein L31; translation: MKTGIHPEYNEITVTCSCGESFVTKSTLNKPLHIEVCSSCHPFYTGKQKIVDTAGRVEKFNQKYGNRFQKQS
- a CDS encoding dicarboxylate/amino acid:cation symporter, with amino-acid sequence MKFTTRLLIWMIIGFITGSLINIFFSQLDLVQKYLVEGLFHIAGTIFINLLKLLVVPIVTFSLISGICAVGDIRKLGRVGLKACLLFILTTILAITLALSLSLILEPGKGFNLATSGAVELNIQPPPSLTTTLINIVPTNPVAAFAQGEMLQIIFFVILFATGLTVLGERARSVVTLFDQLNNVMMQVVKLVMHVAPYGVFALMAKTFSTHGPELILPMLGYFGSVAAILILHTVGTLMVLLKLLGRLNPMQFMRKIRSLQIFAFSTASSNATLPVTLNTAEKHIGIDNSIASFIIPLGATINMDGTAIMQGVATVFVANVYGIELGLSSYLMIILMTVLASIGTAGVPGVGLVMLAMVFQQVGLPLEGIALIMGIDRLLDMLRTVVNVTGDTVVATIVARSENEFSMATFQNDNQKSHSDTLI
- a CDS encoding segregation/condensation protein A codes for the protein MSSHQANLLNQAATVDYCVKIDGKLLEAIPHDLYIPPEALAVYLDNFEGPLDLLLYLIRKHDFNILDIPMVELTRQYIAYIDAMHTDQFELAAEYLLMTALLIDIKSRSLLPQPAAIQDEEADPRAELVRRLLEYERIKLAAARLESLPVAGRDFMPAQVWIELRDKKILPVATLDELHLAWIGLLEKARVNRHHAIQYEAISVRACMSEILRRLQINNIIPFSELFDGIITVSKLIASFLALLELARESLITISQSESFGTIHVCSTQPDTTS
- the scpB gene encoding SMC-Scp complex subunit ScpB produces the protein MCALPSPTQPVDAIKILETALLTSQIPLSITQLRKLFDGKTDAHNLLNLLKLLAEKWQDSGLVLIEVASGWRFQTKPEMGIFLERLNPQNPPRYSRAVMETLAVITYLQPVTRGDIEAIRGVAVSSTVIKTLESRRWIESVGQREVPGRPLLYATTQYFLDDFNLQRLDQLPPLENMGQLDITTATTLFNAQNLHQEQIDNQV
- the icd gene encoding NADP-dependent isocitrate dehydrogenase — encoded protein: MYQKIIIPASGSKIQVNKDSSLLVPDNPIIPFIEGDGIGIDITPVMIKVVDAAVKQAYGSKRQISWMEIYAGEKAVRLYGQDTWLPDETLTAAKEFVVSIKGPLTTPVSGGIRSINVALRQLLDLYVCLRPIRYFQGVPSPVKHPEKVNMTIFRENSEDIYAGIEWEAQTKEAQQVIDFLTKNMGVKKIRFPDTSAIGIKPVSQEGSQRLVRKAIQYAIDQNCDSVTLVHKGNIMKFTEGGFKNWGYSVAQQEFGAQLLDGGPWMKLKHGNQEIIIKDVIADAFLQQILLRPEEYDVIATLNLNGDYISDALAAQVGGIGIAPGANLSDSIAIFEATHGTAPKYAGKDMVNPGSIILSAEMMLRHLGWHEAADNIIQSMEKTISDKVMTYDLARLTPDAKQVSCSQFGAAMIQRMEIL